A region from the Aeromicrobium choanae genome encodes:
- a CDS encoding esterase-like activity of phytase family protein gives MSRSLAALAGAAVLATALPLLSTSVADAAPEKSFHRLATYPVFQNVPPGTPASAATVAEISAVSDDGRTLVYTDALGKRIGFLDISDPSNPRGEGSLSLEELGDADDQPTSVSIVGKYVLVVVDTSASFTEPSGRLDVVRLSDGVRVRSIDLAGQPDSIAFDAKKSVAAIAIENQRDEDFTPAGRAKGDLPQAPGGFVQLLDLEGGPADWSLRRVDLDADTLAAAGIAEPTDPEPEYVSINSKGTLAVTLQENNGIVLIDTATGRITKAFSAGSVDLTGIDAKKDGRISLTDSLPSVVREPDAIAWIGDDHLATANEGDWKGGSRGWTVFDTDGEVVWDAGNTFERLAVKHGLYNDDRAAKKGSEPEGLAVAEFDGTPYAFVGSERSNFVAVYDVSDPAKPEFVQVMPTTNGPEGLLPIPSRGLFAVSSETDDASVSVRATVGLYAWKPGKAAFPSIVSDEKDGAPIGWQALGALSADPKDAKTLWTAADTVVKNGTLYRVDVSASPARITESVAVTDGGAPAALDIEGLFKRPQGGFWLASEGATGPANALVRTDDAGAVQERVSLPADITAKLGKWGLEGVTATTDADGEHVWFALQRPLTGEDVARIGRYDVADQTFHWFGYELESPLRGSGDWVGLSEITAIDADTFAVIERDKLNGPAARNKRIYTVTIPKDSAEELPVLQKRLAIDVLPHLRETQGWTQEKLEGFTIAADGSLYGITDNDGLKDATGETVFLRLGKAADAFGQELATTTGLRLSASRAEYAQRITATVSVGGAASGAVELREGAKVVARARVTAGKATVALPRLTVGRHSLTARFTGSALAAGSTSTPVSVTVVKASSRTSLAVKATVKRAKPVKVVATVRAAGHQPTGKVRFMAGSKVLKTVRLTDGKAVATVKLRSSQWIRAVYLGSAQTKGSGSTRKAVTVRR, from the coding sequence GTGTCACGTTCCCTCGCAGCCCTCGCCGGCGCCGCCGTGCTGGCCACGGCCCTCCCGCTCCTGTCCACCTCGGTCGCCGACGCGGCCCCCGAGAAGTCGTTCCACCGGCTCGCGACGTACCCGGTCTTCCAGAACGTGCCCCCGGGCACCCCGGCCTCGGCCGCCACGGTCGCCGAGATCTCCGCGGTGTCCGACGACGGCAGGACGCTCGTCTACACCGACGCCCTCGGCAAGCGCATCGGCTTCCTCGACATCAGCGATCCGTCGAACCCCCGTGGTGAGGGCTCGCTGTCGCTGGAGGAGCTCGGCGACGCCGACGACCAGCCGACCTCGGTGAGCATCGTCGGGAAGTACGTCCTGGTCGTCGTGGACACCTCGGCGTCCTTCACCGAGCCGAGCGGTCGCCTCGACGTCGTGCGGCTGTCCGACGGCGTCCGCGTCCGGAGCATCGACCTGGCCGGCCAGCCCGACTCCATCGCGTTCGATGCGAAGAAGTCCGTCGCGGCCATCGCGATCGAGAACCAGCGCGACGAGGACTTCACGCCCGCCGGCCGCGCCAAGGGAGACCTGCCGCAGGCCCCGGGCGGCTTCGTGCAGCTGCTCGACCTGGAGGGCGGCCCCGCCGACTGGAGCCTGCGCCGCGTCGACCTCGACGCCGACACGCTGGCGGCGGCCGGGATCGCGGAGCCGACCGACCCCGAGCCCGAGTACGTGTCGATCAACAGCAAGGGCACGCTCGCCGTGACCCTGCAGGAGAACAACGGCATCGTCCTGATCGACACCGCCACCGGCCGGATCACGAAGGCCTTCAGCGCGGGGTCGGTCGACCTCACCGGGATCGATGCGAAGAAGGACGGCAGGATCTCGCTGACCGACTCGCTGCCGTCCGTCGTGCGTGAGCCCGACGCGATCGCGTGGATCGGCGACGACCACCTCGCCACCGCGAACGAGGGCGACTGGAAGGGCGGCAGCCGCGGCTGGACCGTGTTCGACACCGACGGCGAGGTCGTGTGGGACGCCGGCAACACCTTCGAGCGCCTCGCGGTGAAGCACGGCCTGTACAACGACGACCGCGCCGCGAAGAAGGGCTCCGAGCCCGAGGGCCTGGCCGTCGCGGAGTTCGACGGCACGCCCTACGCCTTCGTCGGCTCGGAGCGCAGCAACTTCGTCGCCGTCTACGACGTGAGCGACCCCGCGAAGCCTGAGTTCGTCCAGGTGATGCCGACGACCAACGGCCCCGAGGGCCTGCTGCCGATCCCGTCGCGCGGGCTGTTCGCCGTCTCCAGCGAGACCGACGACGCGAGCGTCTCGGTGCGCGCCACGGTGGGTCTGTACGCCTGGAAGCCCGGCAAGGCGGCCTTCCCGTCGATCGTCTCGGACGAGAAGGACGGCGCCCCGATCGGCTGGCAGGCGCTCGGCGCGCTGTCCGCCGATCCGAAGGACGCGAAGACGCTGTGGACCGCCGCCGACACGGTGGTCAAGAACGGCACCCTCTACCGGGTCGACGTCTCCGCCTCCCCGGCGCGGATCACCGAGTCGGTGGCCGTGACGGACGGTGGCGCGCCCGCCGCGCTCGACATCGAGGGACTGTTCAAGCGTCCGCAGGGCGGCTTCTGGCTGGCCTCCGAGGGTGCCACCGGACCCGCGAACGCGCTCGTCCGCACCGACGACGCCGGTGCGGTGCAGGAGCGCGTGAGCCTGCCCGCCGACATCACGGCGAAGCTCGGGAAGTGGGGCCTCGAGGGCGTCACCGCCACGACGGACGCCGACGGAGAGCACGTCTGGTTCGCGCTCCAGCGCCCGCTCACGGGCGAGGACGTCGCGCGGATCGGCCGCTACGACGTCGCCGACCAGACGTTCCACTGGTTCGGCTACGAGCTCGAGAGCCCGCTGCGCGGCAGTGGCGACTGGGTCGGCTTGTCCGAGATCACGGCGATCGACGCCGACACGTTCGCGGTCATCGAGCGCGACAAGCTGAACGGTCCGGCCGCGCGCAACAAGCGCATCTACACCGTGACGATTCCGAAGGACTCCGCCGAGGAGCTGCCGGTCCTGCAGAAGCGTCTCGCGATCGACGTCCTCCCGCACCTGCGGGAGACGCAGGGCTGGACGCAGGAGAAGCTCGAGGGCTTCACCATCGCGGCGGACGGCTCGCTCTACGGCATCACCGACAACGACGGGCTCAAGGACGCCACGGGCGAGACGGTGTTCCTGCGGCTCGGCAAGGCGGCCGACGCCTTCGGTCAGGAGCTCGCGACCACGACGGGACTGCGGCTGTCGGCCTCCCGGGCCGAGTACGCGCAGCGGATCACCGCGACGGTCTCGGTCGGGGGAGCCGCCTCGGGTGCGGTCGAGCTGCGTGAGGGGGCGAAGGTCGTCGCCCGCGCTCGCGTCACTGCTGGAAAGGCCACCGTCGCACTGCCGCGACTCACGGTCGGACGCCACAGCCTGACGGCACGATTCACCGGATCCGCGCTCGCGGCCGGCTCGACCAGCACGCCGGTGAGCGTCACCGTCGTGAAGGCCTCGAGCCGCACCTCGCTCGCGGTGAAGGCGACGGTGAAGCGCGCGAAGCCTGTCAAGGTCGTCGCGACGGTGCGCGCGGCGGGCCACCAGCCCACCGGCAAGGTCCGCTTCATGGCCGGCTCGAAGGTCCTGAAGACGGTGCGGCTCACGGACGGCAAGGCCGTCGCCACGGTGAAGCTCCGCTCCAGCCAGTGGATCCGCGCGGTGTACCTCGGGTCGGCCCAGACCAAGGGCTCGGGCTCGACGCGGAAGGCGGTCACGGTCAGGCGCTGA
- a CDS encoding carbohydrate-binding domain-containing protein: protein MTTLNWKRRVAASTAAAGLLLLAACGGGDDAAQGTTTGAVSAQQALADNAAPHADRDDAEDAAGYDAASATTITLDDGASTTSDDSAVAIDGDTVTIGAAGAYVLSGSLRDGQVVVASEGDGEVKLVLDGVDITSESDSPLVVTQADETTVVLAEGSQNKLADGADSAADDEGEDAANATLWSSDDLTIAGDGALTVTSQAADGITAKDGLVVLGGEISVEAGDDGLRGKDYLALDGGSISITVGGDGLKSDDDTDAGTGYVLIDGAAVTADVGDDGVSATTDVLVASGSLDVTATAPSTEEDPSPKGLNAGAVVAISGGDVVVDESEEAVQGAVVSITDGTVDLTATDDGINASSGSGESMAAEDGVELVISGGTVTVDAEGDGLDSNGITTITGGTVVVDGPTRDGNGALDAAGGTTVDGGSLLAVGSGGMAEAPADGSEQGWLQASLGTAAAGATVTVLDADGNEVATHTLVKAAANLVVANDDIEAGESYTVQVDGDEVATVTAGEGTGGGMQGGPGGGGPEGRPGGDMAPPDRQR from the coding sequence ATGACCACCCTGAACTGGAAGCGTCGCGTCGCGGCGTCCACCGCCGCCGCCGGACTGCTGCTGCTCGCTGCCTGCGGAGGCGGCGACGACGCGGCCCAGGGCACCACGACCGGGGCCGTGTCGGCCCAGCAGGCCCTCGCCGACAATGCCGCGCCGCACGCGGACCGCGACGACGCCGAGGACGCCGCGGGGTACGACGCGGCGAGCGCGACCACCATCACGCTGGACGACGGCGCGTCCACGACCTCGGACGACAGCGCGGTGGCGATCGACGGCGACACCGTCACGATCGGTGCGGCGGGGGCGTACGTCCTTTCGGGCTCCCTCCGCGACGGACAGGTCGTGGTCGCCAGTGAGGGCGACGGCGAGGTGAAGCTGGTGCTCGACGGGGTCGACATCACCTCGGAGTCCGACTCGCCGCTGGTGGTCACGCAGGCCGACGAGACGACCGTCGTGCTCGCGGAGGGGTCGCAGAACAAGCTCGCCGACGGTGCGGACTCCGCGGCCGACGACGAGGGCGAGGACGCCGCCAACGCGACCCTGTGGTCGTCCGACGACCTGACGATCGCGGGCGACGGCGCGCTGACGGTGACCTCGCAGGCAGCCGACGGGATCACGGCCAAGGACGGCCTCGTCGTGCTGGGTGGGGAGATCAGCGTCGAGGCCGGCGACGACGGCCTCCGCGGCAAGGACTACCTGGCCCTTGACGGTGGGAGCATCTCGATCACGGTTGGGGGCGACGGGCTGAAGTCCGACGACGACACCGACGCGGGCACGGGGTACGTCCTGATCGACGGTGCCGCCGTGACCGCGGACGTCGGCGACGACGGCGTCTCGGCCACCACGGACGTGCTGGTGGCATCGGGCTCGCTGGACGTCACCGCGACGGCCCCGTCGACCGAGGAGGACCCTTCGCCGAAGGGCCTCAACGCGGGCGCGGTCGTCGCCATCTCCGGGGGAGACGTCGTGGTCGACGAGTCCGAGGAGGCCGTCCAGGGCGCGGTCGTCAGCATCACCGACGGAACGGTGGACCTCACGGCGACCGACGACGGGATCAACGCGTCCAGCGGCTCCGGCGAGTCGATGGCGGCCGAGGACGGGGTCGAGCTGGTGATCTCGGGCGGCACCGTGACGGTCGACGCCGAGGGCGACGGGCTGGACTCGAACGGCATCACCACGATCACCGGCGGAACGGTGGTGGTCGACGGGCCCACCCGTGACGGAAACGGGGCCCTCGATGCCGCCGGAGGCACGACCGTCGACGGTGGCTCCCTGCTCGCGGTCGGCAGCGGTGGGATGGCCGAGGCCCCGGCGGACGGCTCGGAGCAGGGCTGGCTGCAGGCGAGTCTCGGCACGGCGGCGGCCGGCGCGACGGTCACCGTGCTCGACGCGGACGGCAACGAGGTCGCGACGCACACGCTGGTGAAGGCGGCTGCGAACCTCGTGGTCGCGAACGACGACATCGAGGCCGGGGAGTCGTACACGGTGCAGGTCGACGGCGACGAGGTCGCCACCGTCACCGCGGGCGAGGGCACCGGGGGTGGGATGCAGGGCGGGCCCGGCGGGGGAGGCCCCGAAGGCCGGCCCGGCGGCGACATGGCGCCGCCCGACCGTCAACGCTGA
- a CDS encoding polyphosphate polymerase domain-containing protein, with amino-acid sequence MTLLAQRLEPIGLAELVEDAALLTRVDRKYLVPTDEVAELLAEAPAGSRELEIDGRRAFAYRSTYLDTPDLAAYHLAGRGRRRRFKVRSRSYEDTGTTWLEVKVPGPRGTTVKERIEHSDPGRAPLGHEARTFVDAALSRGGVTGVRAAALEPVVVTSYRRRTLLLPEGSRVTIDLDLGWTDVRGGHGTGLHRPGLAIVETKSPSTPSALDRLLWRRGHRPTTLSKFAVGLAALDPDLPPLKWARTLKEIR; translated from the coding sequence ATGACCCTCCTGGCGCAGCGCCTGGAGCCGATCGGGCTGGCCGAGCTGGTCGAGGACGCCGCGCTGCTGACGCGGGTCGACCGCAAGTACCTCGTTCCGACGGACGAGGTCGCGGAGCTGCTCGCCGAGGCCCCGGCCGGCAGCCGCGAGCTGGAGATCGACGGTCGCCGCGCGTTCGCCTACCGCTCGACCTACCTCGACACCCCGGACCTGGCCGCCTACCACCTGGCCGGCCGCGGGCGGCGCCGCCGCTTCAAGGTCCGGTCGCGCTCCTACGAGGACACGGGCACCACCTGGCTCGAGGTGAAGGTCCCCGGACCGCGCGGCACGACGGTCAAGGAGCGGATCGAGCATTCCGATCCAGGGCGAGCACCGCTCGGACACGAGGCCCGCACGTTCGTCGACGCGGCCCTGTCGAGAGGCGGAGTCACCGGTGTGCGCGCAGCCGCCCTGGAGCCCGTGGTCGTGACCTCGTACCGGCGGCGCACGCTGTTGCTGCCCGAGGGGAGTCGCGTGACGATCGACCTCGACCTCGGCTGGACCGACGTGCGCGGGGGCCACGGGACCGGCCTCCATCGGCCCGGCCTGGCGATCGTCGAGACCAAGAGCCCGTCCACCCCGTCGGCGTTGGACCGGCTGCTGTGGCGCCGCGGGCACCGACCCACCACCCTCTCGAAGTTCGCGGTCGGCCTGGCCGCGCTCGACCCCGACCTGCCGCCCCTGAAATGGGCGCGAACCCTCAAGGAGATCCGATGA
- a CDS encoding DUF4956 domain-containing protein, with the protein MNSYLGYAADLVAVTVMVFVLFLPRGGRRELVVAYLAVNVGVLAVAAVLSSSGVSAGLGLGIFGVLSIIRLRSEELSQREVAYYFVALALGLLGGLAPADSWLAPGLMVALLAVLWVGDHGRLAGGSSGQELVIDRAITDPSELAAHLTALLGAEPAKIEVRRTDLVNDTTTLVVRGLGGSR; encoded by the coding sequence ATGAACTCGTACCTGGGCTACGCAGCCGATCTCGTCGCCGTCACCGTGATGGTCTTCGTCCTGTTCCTCCCACGCGGCGGCCGCCGCGAGCTGGTGGTGGCCTACCTCGCGGTCAACGTCGGCGTCCTCGCCGTCGCCGCGGTGCTCTCCTCGAGCGGGGTGAGCGCCGGGCTCGGCCTGGGCATCTTCGGCGTGCTGTCGATCATCCGGCTTCGTTCGGAGGAGCTCTCGCAGCGTGAGGTCGCCTACTACTTCGTCGCGCTGGCGCTCGGCCTGCTGGGCGGGCTCGCTCCCGCCGACTCCTGGCTCGCGCCGGGCCTGATGGTGGCGTTGTTGGCGGTGCTGTGGGTCGGTGACCACGGGCGGCTCGCCGGTGGCAGCAGTGGGCAGGAGCTCGTCATCGACCGGGCGATCACCGATCCGTCGGAGCTGGCGGCCCACCTCACGGCCCTCCTGGGCGCGGAGCCCGCGAAGATCGAGGTCCGACGGACCGACCTCGTCAACGACACGACGACGCTCGTCGTCCGTGGCCTGGGCGGCTCCCGATGA
- a CDS encoding quinone oxidoreductase family protein: protein MARYVTYSQTGGPEVLELSDGPEPTPGEGTVVVEVRAAGVNPIDIKLRAGIRPSPPFDEPRRAGFDGAGVISAVGPGVDGCGVGDAVVVQNTQGTYATHVVASPGNLTALPSGVDFEVAAALGVPVSTAYQVLRSLGVETGDRLLVHGGSGSVGQAVIQLARSLGAQVVATAGERNHERLRELGAVPVAYGEGLLDRLREAAPEGFTVSLDCAGTEEALAVSMELVDHTRIGTIVQGAQYHELGLQAWSGGSPEPLTPEQQGWRDEAVAAVLPLVAAGAFEVEIGRVMPLDDVAEAHRISERGAVRGKIVLVP from the coding sequence ATGGCGCGCTACGTGACGTACTCCCAGACCGGCGGACCCGAGGTCCTCGAGCTGTCCGACGGCCCTGAGCCCACCCCCGGCGAGGGCACGGTGGTCGTCGAGGTCCGGGCCGCGGGCGTGAACCCGATCGACATCAAGCTGCGGGCCGGCATCCGTCCGTCGCCCCCGTTCGACGAGCCGCGCCGTGCGGGCTTCGACGGCGCGGGCGTCATCTCCGCCGTCGGTCCGGGTGTCGACGGCTGCGGCGTCGGCGACGCCGTGGTCGTGCAGAACACTCAGGGCACCTACGCGACCCACGTCGTGGCCTCCCCGGGGAACCTGACGGCGCTGCCCTCCGGTGTGGACTTCGAGGTCGCGGCCGCGCTCGGCGTGCCGGTCTCCACCGCCTACCAGGTGCTGCGCTCGCTCGGCGTGGAGACGGGCGACCGGCTGCTCGTCCACGGCGGGTCCGGGAGCGTGGGCCAGGCCGTCATCCAGCTCGCCCGCTCGCTCGGAGCCCAGGTCGTCGCGACGGCGGGGGAGCGCAACCACGAGCGCCTGCGCGAGCTGGGCGCCGTCCCGGTCGCCTACGGCGAGGGTCTGCTGGACCGCCTGCGGGAGGCCGCGCCCGAAGGCTTCACGGTCTCGCTCGACTGCGCGGGCACCGAGGAGGCGCTCGCGGTGAGCATGGAGCTGGTCGACCACACGCGGATCGGCACGATCGTCCAGGGCGCGCAGTACCACGAGCTCGGCCTGCAGGCGTGGTCCGGCGGCTCGCCGGAGCCGCTGACCCCCGAGCAGCAGGGGTGGCGTGACGAGGCCGTCGCGGCCGTCCTGCCCCTCGTCGCCGCAGGCGCGTTCGAGGTCGAGATCGGGCGAGTCATGCCGCTGGACGACGTCGCCGAGGCGCACCGGATCAGCGAGCGGGGAGCCGTGCGGGGCAAGATCGTCCTCGTTCCCTGA
- a CDS encoding ABC transporter ATP-binding protein produces the protein MTTRTAPTGARLRADSVTLAYDRRVVSTGLTVEVPDGEFTAVVGPNACGKSTLLRALARLLRPTEGRVLLDGADLHASRAREAARQIALLPQTSVTPDGITVADLVARGRYPYQRLLRQWTEEDEQAVADAMHATGVTELSARLVDELSGGQHQRVRVAMALAQQTPILLLDEPTTFLDITHQIELMELFTDLHLGGRTLVAVLHDLNHAARYATHLIAMKDGAVVAEGPPREIVTADLVEEVFALPCVVVPDPIAGTPQVVPRGRDRAAPSPHVL, from the coding sequence ATGACCACTCGCACCGCCCCGACCGGCGCGCGCCTGCGCGCCGACTCCGTCACGCTCGCCTACGACCGGCGCGTCGTGTCGACCGGCCTGACCGTCGAGGTGCCCGACGGCGAGTTCACGGCCGTCGTCGGACCGAACGCGTGCGGCAAGTCGACCCTCCTGCGGGCGCTCGCGCGCCTGCTGCGCCCGACCGAGGGGCGCGTGCTCCTCGACGGCGCCGACCTGCACGCCTCCCGGGCCAGGGAGGCCGCCCGGCAGATCGCCCTCCTGCCGCAGACGTCGGTGACGCCCGACGGGATCACGGTCGCCGACCTCGTGGCCCGCGGACGGTACCCGTACCAGCGGCTGCTTCGGCAATGGACCGAGGAGGACGAGCAGGCCGTGGCGGACGCGATGCACGCGACCGGTGTCACCGAGCTCTCCGCGCGGCTCGTCGACGAGCTGTCCGGCGGGCAGCACCAGCGCGTCCGCGTCGCGATGGCGCTGGCCCAGCAGACGCCGATCCTGCTGCTCGACGAGCCCACGACGTTCCTCGACATCACCCACCAGATCGAGCTCATGGAGCTCTTCACCGATCTCCACCTCGGCGGCCGCACCCTCGTGGCGGTGCTGCACGACCTCAACCACGCCGCCCGCTACGCGACCCACCTGATCGCGATGAAGGACGGTGCCGTCGTCGCCGAGGGCCCGCCGCGCGAGATCGTCACGGCCGACCTCGTGGAGGAGGTCTTCGCCCTGCCCTGCGTCGTCGTGCCCGACCCGATCGCCGGCACACCCCAGGTCGTCCCGCGTGGTCGCGACCGCGCGGCGCCCTCGCCTCATGTCCTGTGA
- a CDS encoding FecCD family ABC transporter permease, with the protein MTERTLVVRRRRIALRWRVRSIVVGAVLLALTLAVTVAALVLGGYSVSASQLWSVVTGDPDAGFASVVILEWRAPRAVAAVTFGAALGASGAVFQSLTRNPLASPDIIGFSAGSYTGALVVIILVGGTYPEQAAGAVVGGLLTAAVVYVLAWRDGVQGFRLIIIGIAVAAMLVSFNTWLMLTAEMEVAMSATSWGAGSFTGIGWEETAIGSALVLVLLGILALLAPGLRQLELGDDAARSTGVRAEPVRLAAIVVGVALTATVTAAAGPIAFISLAAPQIARRLTRSPGVAVASAALTGALLLAAADVAGQHLLPTAMPVGVVTVVVGGTYLVWLIVREVRRRA; encoded by the coding sequence GTGACCGAGCGGACCCTCGTCGTACGGCGCCGGCGCATCGCCCTGCGCTGGCGGGTGCGCTCCATCGTCGTGGGCGCGGTGCTCCTGGCGCTCACGCTCGCGGTGACGGTGGCGGCACTGGTTCTCGGCGGCTACTCCGTGTCGGCGTCGCAGCTCTGGTCCGTGGTCACCGGTGACCCCGACGCGGGCTTCGCCAGCGTCGTGATCCTGGAGTGGCGCGCGCCGCGGGCCGTGGCGGCGGTGACGTTCGGGGCGGCGCTCGGTGCGTCGGGGGCGGTGTTCCAGTCGCTGACCCGCAATCCACTCGCGTCGCCCGACATCATCGGGTTCTCGGCCGGCTCCTACACCGGCGCGCTCGTCGTGATCATCCTGGTCGGCGGCACCTATCCGGAGCAGGCCGCCGGTGCCGTCGTGGGCGGGCTCCTCACGGCGGCGGTCGTCTACGTCCTGGCATGGCGGGACGGAGTCCAGGGCTTCCGTCTCATCATCATCGGGATCGCGGTCGCGGCGATGCTGGTCTCGTTCAACACGTGGCTGATGCTCACCGCCGAGATGGAGGTCGCGATGTCCGCGACGTCCTGGGGTGCCGGTTCGTTCACCGGGATCGGCTGGGAGGAGACGGCCATCGGCAGTGCCCTCGTCCTCGTCCTCCTGGGGATCCTCGCGCTGCTCGCGCCGGGCCTGCGGCAGCTCGAGCTCGGCGACGACGCCGCACGCTCGACCGGTGTTCGCGCCGAGCCGGTCCGGCTCGCTGCCATCGTGGTCGGCGTCGCGCTGACCGCCACCGTCACGGCGGCTGCCGGGCCGATCGCCTTCATCTCCCTCGCAGCACCGCAGATCGCCCGCCGGCTCACGCGGTCACCGGGCGTGGCCGTCGCGTCGGCCGCACTCACCGGCGCGCTCCTGCTCGCGGCGGCCGACGTGGCCGGCCAGCACCTGTTGCCCACCGCGATGCCCGTCGGTGTCGTCACGGTCGTCGTGGGCGGTACCTATCTCGTCTGGCTCATCGTCCGCGAGGTGCGGCGCCGTGCCTGA